The following proteins are co-located in the Vigna unguiculata cultivar IT97K-499-35 chromosome 9, ASM411807v1, whole genome shotgun sequence genome:
- the LOC114162388 gene encoding transcription factor bHLH137-like, protein MASYQYHPFPVDPAFFPSNMNTPSSPPPLQFHLPQETSFNVTNQDTSCVDQSSKITISDNEPSVTKNLSPQSSVVVDKLETGEQVTQKVNNTPALKKRRTRNGSSLTSNTQSKDTATEGRTKKQRKNNGGVKEEDKGKEEKKEQRKCPEEPPTGYIHVRARRGQATDSHSLAERVRREKISERMKVLQRLVPGCDKVTGKALMLDEIINYVQSLQNQVEFLSMKLASVNPMFYDLSTDLDTLLVRPEKLNSMASPSPLPCVSHCNSPNQATTFADTTTITPTNIFHNASDYLLDNSVSFFLQGQRSTMFSEEDTGSHFWDAEDQRQKFLHPYGFSNNLYSFH, encoded by the exons ATGGCATCATACCAGTACCATCCTTTTCCGGTTGATCCTGCATTCTTCCCCAGCAACATGAATACcccttcttctcctcctcctctcCAGTTTCACCTCCCTCAGGAAACATCTTTCAATGTCACAAACCAGGATACTAGCTGTGTTGACCAAAGCTCCAAGATCACCATCAGTGACAATGAGCCTTCTGTCACAAAAAACCTTAGCCCTCAGTCCTCTGTGGTGGTGGACAAGCTTGAAACCGGTGAACAGGTCACTCAGAAGGTGAACAACACTCCGGCgttgaagaaaagaagaaccagAAATGGATCTTCCTTGACTAGTAACACTCAATCCAAG GATACTGCAACAGAAGGAAGAACCAAGAAACAAAGGAAGAACAATGGTGGGGTGAAAGAAGAGGACAAgggaaaagaagagaagaaggagcaGAGAAAATGTCCTGAAGAGCCCCCAACAGGCTATATCCACGTCAGAGCAAGAAGGGGTCAGGCAACGGACAGCCACAGCCTTGCTGAGAGG GTGAGAAGAGAGAAGATAAGTGAAAGGATGAAGGTGCTGCAACGGCTTGTGCCAGGCTGTGATAAG GTGACTGGAAAGGCCCTTATGTTGGatgaaataatcaattatgttcAGTCTTTACAGAATCAAGTTGAG TTCTTGTCAATGAAGCTTGCTTCCGTGAATCCCATGTTCTATGACTTGTCAACGGACCTAGATACCCTCTTGGTTAGACCAGAG AAACTAAATAGCATGGCATCACCATCACCACTTCCATGTGTGTCACATTGCAACAGCCCTAACCAAGCCACAACTTTTGCTGATACAACCACCATCACCCCCACCAACATCTTTCACAATGCCAGTGATTATCTTTTGGATAATtcagtttctttttttcttcaaggccaGAGGTCAACTATGTTCTCTGAGGAG GATACCGGTAGTCATTTCTGGGACGCAGAGGACCAGCGACAAAAGTTTCTTCATCCATATGGATTCAGCAACAACTTATATTCctttcattaa